A section of the Gasterosteus aculeatus chromosome 10, fGasAcu3.hap1.1, whole genome shotgun sequence genome encodes:
- the gon4la gene encoding GON-4-like protein isoform X2: protein MFFFLMTSHYVITHGRISAASHRCGGSCFCTMCAARKLLRLSPSTRSLRAPRCSPQLTSHDAFPPAAAGSATQEEGQVGGGYLLVEEDTTDSRLVITMEDRPVKAPRRRAVRKKRRKLTLEEEEEGGASDSKEEEEEEAGAEVEIDRQLDQSLETKSKQHNLTTVNVRNIIHEVITNEHVVAMMKAAINETEAVPAFEPKMTRSKFKEVVEKGVVIPAWNISPIKKTSDVNKAPQFMDIHLAEEDSSDEEYHPDEEDEEEETAEDTFQESDMESSASSPRGTRLSRLEEDSCSPWQTSRSRSRRLRTESVSMGPPPPPNVPPTKAVPDTTFLERLHAVEEELAVCVEPYQPLPESEVSLMAYRTRSKRPLRDVPLGRLEAELRAPDITPDMYESSSAHEDRDWTDWLRGLMTSDMENEEECDDEDDPEYNFLADTDEPDVEDYRDDKAVRITKKEVNELMEELFETLKEDLVAGQDVEDGGHEEEEEPQEECVQTQTDQEHNSGPVEEEEPITELRTVKQQIALMRKRRDLGLPTHNPEPHCLRLSGPQRSRLQQQLQQHVQLLTQIHLLSSPVAKLQSEAETTKQFLFELELLAQRGQLLMSSGRLGFCSVFRAPNLQGALQLLEELQKNPITYQQQLHPPDCRGNLRRFPVLPAELSWLFATRPVFLYPELLPCASLDPDLYCPRRTAAFTAAEDCLLVLGLRNMEGSCDPTKLVSQFLLRKTLVQVRRRILQCCRPGSPDNIVKAFRYQRVVWPMLVACRQVDPREQRPPVEREEEAMPLWLMRSLPAIFTSIKDNNSQSGSASNAPPSCQTHLTLRRASSDTYSFPPGTSYPPRLPKNLDFRRIGFVLQQPLPRTPPPASLPDSTPLTDQRVWSSPVPDPKVGSSPPRAPSHGILLRRLLFSRTDAPDVIVTASPVTMTIRERIRGHSQTLTSLRRKSVLPAEELNGREASGGVEAVTTPPEGHASPQGVGQESDVISTKNEEEAEEHTDVLLVLSESSHSSTGSELSANPEEAESEKEQEVTRTPCAANSDDDGETSSDESFLLLQEASEDEEDQKRTEEDEVFAEDYLLRVCEAVQVRPGALEQLLQVFDCCSSSAERLYGGLSRVLHPWPQLLRDFAAFLNRGQARCCGLLTEQRLFERSRRFLRLLGRSLGESSDQFQQLVSVLQGSSAPSPEDMVQISSLLGQHADLHREFWAFFRQLHGSETDYVSQNLPLRRHRKRIEHRMPVEAERPVGAKNMLLTSTGEKVVVWTREVDRAILTACQQRGANRKTFRRVSAQLGNKTAQQVSLRFLDLMNLFHSANIQKSTSCS from the exons atgtttttttttttaatgacgtCACATTACGTAATCACGCACGGCCGGATATCAGCAGCATCTCATCGTTGTGGCGG GTCATGTTTCTGCACAATGTGTGCCGCACGCAAACTCCTCCGACTCAGCCCGTCCACCCGGAGCCTCAGAGCGCCCCGCTGCAGTCCTCAGCTCACCTCCCATGATGCTTTTCCCCCAGCCGCTGCAGGGAGCGCCACTCAGGAGGAGGggcaggtgggaggggggtaCTTGCTGGTGGAGGAAGACACGACCGACTCCAGACTAGTCATCACCAtgg aGGACAGGCCGGTGAAGGCACCGAGGAGGAGAgcggtgaggaagaagaggaggaagctgacactggaggaagaagaggagggtggaGCCTCAGacagcaaggaggaggaggaggaggaggcaggggcCGAGGTCGAGATTGACAGGCAGCTCGACCAATCACTGGAGACCAAGTCCAAACAGCACAACCTCACCACTGTGAACGTTAGAAACATCATCCAT GAAGTGATCACCAATGAACATGTGGTGGCCATGATGAAAGCTGCAATCAACGAGACAGAGGCCGTCCCCGCCTTT GAACCCAAAATGACTCGATCCAAGTTTAAAGAAGTCGTGGAGAAAGGAGTG gtgaTTCCAGCCTGGAACATTTCCCCCATCAAGAAGACGAGTGACGTCAACAAG GCTCCTCAGTTCATGGACATCCATTTGGCTGAAGAAGACTCCTCTGATGAAGAGTACCACCCTgatgaggaagacgaggaggaggagacggcagAAGAC ACCTTTCAGGAGAGCGACATGGAGAGCTCCGCTTCTTCTCCCCGAGGAACTCGGCTGAGCAGACTGGAGGAGGACAGCTGCAGCCCCTGGCAG ACTTCCCGGAGCCGCTCCAGACGTTTGAGGACAGAGTCTGTCTCAATGggcccgccccctcctcccaatGTTCCTCCAACCAAAGCGGTCCCTGATACCACCTTCCTGGAGAGACTCCATGCTGTGGAGGAGGaactggctgtgtgtgtggaaccCTACCAG CCTCTGCCTGAGTCTGAGGTGAGTCTGATGGCGTACCGGACTCGCTCCAAACGTCCTCTACGTGACGTCCCACTCGGCCGGTTGGAGGCGGAGCTCCGAGCTCCAGACATCACACCCGACATGTatgagtctagctccgcccacGAGGACAGGGATTGGACTGATTGGCTGAGGGGCCTGATGACATCAGACATGGAAaacgaag AGGAATGTGATGACGAAGATGATCCAGAGTACAACTTCCTGGCCGACACCGATGAACCCGATGTGGAGGATTACCGTGACGACAAGGCTGTCCGCATCACCA agaaggaggtgaatgagctgatggaggagctgttTGAAACG TTGAAAGAAGACCTTGTAGCGGGGCAGGATGTAGAAGATGGAGgccatgaggaagaggaggagccacaGGAAGAGTGTGTTCAAACACAGACCGATCAGGAGCACAACTC AGGTccagtagaggaggaggaaccaaTCACAGAGCTGCGTACGGTGAAGCAGCAGATTGCGCTGATGAGAAAGAGGCGAGACCTCGGGCTGCCGACACACAACCCAGAACCACACTGTCTGAGGCTGAGTGGACCACAGAGGAgccgcctgcagcagcagcttcagcag CACGTCCAGCTGCTGACTCAGATTCACCTGCTGAGTTCACCTGTGGCCAAATTGCAGAGTGAGGCTGAGACCACCAAACAGTtcctg TTTGAGTTGGAGCTGTTAGCTCAGAGGGGTCAGCTGCTGATGTCTTCGGGACGTCTTGGGTTCTGCAGCGTCTTCAGAGCCCCTAACCTGCAGGGAGCTCTGCAGCTACTGGAGGAGCTTCAGAAGAACCCCATCACctaccagcagcagctccacccgcCAGACTGCAGAGGAAACC tGCGGCGTTTCCCTGTTCTTCCTGCTGAACTCTCGTGGCTTTTTGCCACCCGTCCGGTCTTCCTGTACCCAGAGCTGTTGCCCTGTGCCAGCCTGGACCCAGACCTCTACTGCCCCCGCAGGACGGCTGCTTTCACTGCTGCTGAGGACTG cctcTTGGTTCTCGGCCTGAGGAACATGGAGGGGTCATGTGACCCGACAAAGCTGGTCTCTCAGTTCCTGCTAAGGAAGACTTTGGTCCAGGTCCGACGGAGAATACTGCAGTGCTGCAGACCTGGTTCCCCCGACAACATCGTCAAG GCCTTCAGGTATCAGCGGGTTGTGTGGCCGATGCTGGTGGCCTGCCGGCAGGTGGACCCGAGGGAGCAGCGCCCCCCAgttgagagagaggaagaggccaTGCCCCTGTGGCTGATG AGAAGCCTTCCTGCCATCTTTACCTCCATCAAAGACAATAACAGCCAGTCTGGCTCCGCCTCCAATGCCCCGCCCTCCTGCCAGACTCACCTGACCCTCCGCCGCGCTTCCTCTGACACCTACAGCTTCCCCCCAGGGACCAGTtaccccccccgcctccccaaaAACCTTGACTTCCGGCGCATCGGCTTTGTGCTGCAGCAACCCCTCCCCCGAActccccctcccgcctctcTTCCTGACTCGACCCCCCTCACTGACCAACGGGTATGGTCCTCCCCTGTCCCTGACCCAAAGGttggctcctcccctccccgaGCGCCCAGTCATGgaatcctcctccgccgcctcctctttAGCAGGACTGATGCCCCTGATGTCATTGTCACTGCCTCACCAGTCACCATGACGATCAGAGAGCGAATCAGAGGTCACTCTCAGACCCTTACCAGCCTGAGGAGGAAGTCTGTTCTACCTGCTGAAGAACTGAACGGGAGAGAAGCCAGCGGGGGCGTTGAGGCTGTAACGACTCCTCCTGAAGGCCACGCCTCCCCTCAGGGTGTGGGGCAGGAGAGCGATGTCATAAGCACGAAAAAtgaagaggaggctgaggaacACACTGATGTCCTCCTGGTTCTCTCTGAATCATCACACAgctcaacaggaagtgaactcTCCGCTAACCcagaggaggcggagtcagagaaggaacaggaagtgacacggACGCCATGTGCAGCAAATAGCGATGATGATGGAGAGACGTCCTCAGATGAGTCCTTCCTTCTGCTGCAG GAGGCCtcagaggatgaagaggacCAGAAGCGGACCGAGGAAGACGAGGTGTTTGCTGAGGACTATCTGCTTCGA gtgtgtgaggCGGTGCAGGTTCGCCCCGGCGCgttggagcagctgctgcaggtgtttgatTGCTGCTCGTCCTCGGCAGAGCGCCTCTACGGCGGACTGAGCCGTGTCCTTCACCCGTGGCCTCAGCTGCTTAGAGACTTCGCTGCCTTCCTGAACCGAGGGCAGGCTCGCTGCTGCGGGCTG CTGACGGAGCAGCGACTGTTTGAACGCAGCCGGAGGTTTTTGCGGCTACTGGGGCGGAGCCTTGGAGAAAGCTCAGATCAGTTCCAGCAGTTGGTGTCGGTGCTGCAGggaagctccgccccctcacctgAGGACATGGTCCAG ATTTCGTCGCTCCTCGGACAACACGCCGACCTGCACCGGGAATTCTGGGCGTTTTTCCGGCAGCTTCACGGCTCAGAGACGGATTACGTGTCCCAGAATCTTCCTCTGCGCCGCCACAGGAAGAGAATCGAGCATCGGATGCCTGTGGAGGCAGAGCGACCGGTCGGCGCCAAAAACATGTTGCTGACATCGACGGGAGAGAAAGTGGTTGTGTGGACGCG CGAGGTGGACCGCGCCATCCTGACAGCGTGTCAGCAGAGAGGAGCCAATCGTAAAACATTCAGGCGGGTCTCCGcccagctgggaaacaagacCGCCCAACAG GTGAGTCTCCGTTTCTTAGACCTGATGAATCTCTTCCACTCTGCCAACATACAAAagtccacttcctgttcctga
- the gon4la gene encoding GON-4-like protein isoform X1, with translation MFFFLMTSHYVITHGRISAASHRCGGSCFCTMCAARKLLRLSPSTRSLRAPRCSPQLTSHDAFPPAAAGSATQEEGQVGGGYLLVEEDTTDSRLVITMEDRPVKAPRRRAVRKKRRKLTLEEEEEGGASDSKEEEEEEAGAEVEIDRQLDQSLETKSKQHNLTTVNVRNIIHEVITNEHVVAMMKAAINETEAVPAFEPKMTRSKFKEVVEKGVVRHICLSICLSFSVCPLTGPPHFLSVSQVIPAWNISPIKKTSDVNKAPQFMDIHLAEEDSSDEEYHPDEEDEEEETAEDTFQESDMESSASSPRGTRLSRLEEDSCSPWQTSRSRSRRLRTESVSMGPPPPPNVPPTKAVPDTTFLERLHAVEEELAVCVEPYQPLPESEVSLMAYRTRSKRPLRDVPLGRLEAELRAPDITPDMYESSSAHEDRDWTDWLRGLMTSDMENEEECDDEDDPEYNFLADTDEPDVEDYRDDKAVRITKKEVNELMEELFETLKEDLVAGQDVEDGGHEEEEEPQEECVQTQTDQEHNSGPVEEEEPITELRTVKQQIALMRKRRDLGLPTHNPEPHCLRLSGPQRSRLQQQLQQHVQLLTQIHLLSSPVAKLQSEAETTKQFLFELELLAQRGQLLMSSGRLGFCSVFRAPNLQGALQLLEELQKNPITYQQQLHPPDCRGNLRRFPVLPAELSWLFATRPVFLYPELLPCASLDPDLYCPRRTAAFTAAEDCLLVLGLRNMEGSCDPTKLVSQFLLRKTLVQVRRRILQCCRPGSPDNIVKAFRYQRVVWPMLVACRQVDPREQRPPVEREEEAMPLWLMRSLPAIFTSIKDNNSQSGSASNAPPSCQTHLTLRRASSDTYSFPPGTSYPPRLPKNLDFRRIGFVLQQPLPRTPPPASLPDSTPLTDQRVWSSPVPDPKVGSSPPRAPSHGILLRRLLFSRTDAPDVIVTASPVTMTIRERIRGHSQTLTSLRRKSVLPAEELNGREASGGVEAVTTPPEGHASPQGVGQESDVISTKNEEEAEEHTDVLLVLSESSHSSTGSELSANPEEAESEKEQEVTRTPCAANSDDDGETSSDESFLLLQEASEDEEDQKRTEEDEVFAEDYLLRVCEAVQVRPGALEQLLQVFDCCSSSAERLYGGLSRVLHPWPQLLRDFAAFLNRGQARCCGLLTEQRLFERSRRFLRLLGRSLGESSDQFQQLVSVLQGSSAPSPEDMVQISSLLGQHADLHREFWAFFRQLHGSETDYVSQNLPLRRHRKRIEHRMPVEAERPVGAKNMLLTSTGEKVVVWTREVDRAILTACQQRGANRKTFRRVSAQLGNKTAQQVSLRFLDLMNLFHSANIQKSTSCS, from the exons atgtttttttttttaatgacgtCACATTACGTAATCACGCACGGCCGGATATCAGCAGCATCTCATCGTTGTGGCGG GTCATGTTTCTGCACAATGTGTGCCGCACGCAAACTCCTCCGACTCAGCCCGTCCACCCGGAGCCTCAGAGCGCCCCGCTGCAGTCCTCAGCTCACCTCCCATGATGCTTTTCCCCCAGCCGCTGCAGGGAGCGCCACTCAGGAGGAGGggcaggtgggaggggggtaCTTGCTGGTGGAGGAAGACACGACCGACTCCAGACTAGTCATCACCAtgg aGGACAGGCCGGTGAAGGCACCGAGGAGGAGAgcggtgaggaagaagaggaggaagctgacactggaggaagaagaggagggtggaGCCTCAGacagcaaggaggaggaggaggaggaggcaggggcCGAGGTCGAGATTGACAGGCAGCTCGACCAATCACTGGAGACCAAGTCCAAACAGCACAACCTCACCACTGTGAACGTTAGAAACATCATCCAT GAAGTGATCACCAATGAACATGTGGTGGCCATGATGAAAGCTGCAATCAACGAGACAGAGGCCGTCCCCGCCTTT GAACCCAAAATGACTCGATCCAAGTTTAAAGAAGTCGTGGAGAAAGGAGTGGTGAGAcatatctgtctgtctatctgtctgtccttTTCAGTCTGTCCCCTTACTGGTccgcctcacttcctgtctgtctctcaggtgaTTCCAGCCTGGAACATTTCCCCCATCAAGAAGACGAGTGACGTCAACAAG GCTCCTCAGTTCATGGACATCCATTTGGCTGAAGAAGACTCCTCTGATGAAGAGTACCACCCTgatgaggaagacgaggaggaggagacggcagAAGAC ACCTTTCAGGAGAGCGACATGGAGAGCTCCGCTTCTTCTCCCCGAGGAACTCGGCTGAGCAGACTGGAGGAGGACAGCTGCAGCCCCTGGCAG ACTTCCCGGAGCCGCTCCAGACGTTTGAGGACAGAGTCTGTCTCAATGggcccgccccctcctcccaatGTTCCTCCAACCAAAGCGGTCCCTGATACCACCTTCCTGGAGAGACTCCATGCTGTGGAGGAGGaactggctgtgtgtgtggaaccCTACCAG CCTCTGCCTGAGTCTGAGGTGAGTCTGATGGCGTACCGGACTCGCTCCAAACGTCCTCTACGTGACGTCCCACTCGGCCGGTTGGAGGCGGAGCTCCGAGCTCCAGACATCACACCCGACATGTatgagtctagctccgcccacGAGGACAGGGATTGGACTGATTGGCTGAGGGGCCTGATGACATCAGACATGGAAaacgaag AGGAATGTGATGACGAAGATGATCCAGAGTACAACTTCCTGGCCGACACCGATGAACCCGATGTGGAGGATTACCGTGACGACAAGGCTGTCCGCATCACCA agaaggaggtgaatgagctgatggaggagctgttTGAAACG TTGAAAGAAGACCTTGTAGCGGGGCAGGATGTAGAAGATGGAGgccatgaggaagaggaggagccacaGGAAGAGTGTGTTCAAACACAGACCGATCAGGAGCACAACTC AGGTccagtagaggaggaggaaccaaTCACAGAGCTGCGTACGGTGAAGCAGCAGATTGCGCTGATGAGAAAGAGGCGAGACCTCGGGCTGCCGACACACAACCCAGAACCACACTGTCTGAGGCTGAGTGGACCACAGAGGAgccgcctgcagcagcagcttcagcag CACGTCCAGCTGCTGACTCAGATTCACCTGCTGAGTTCACCTGTGGCCAAATTGCAGAGTGAGGCTGAGACCACCAAACAGTtcctg TTTGAGTTGGAGCTGTTAGCTCAGAGGGGTCAGCTGCTGATGTCTTCGGGACGTCTTGGGTTCTGCAGCGTCTTCAGAGCCCCTAACCTGCAGGGAGCTCTGCAGCTACTGGAGGAGCTTCAGAAGAACCCCATCACctaccagcagcagctccacccgcCAGACTGCAGAGGAAACC tGCGGCGTTTCCCTGTTCTTCCTGCTGAACTCTCGTGGCTTTTTGCCACCCGTCCGGTCTTCCTGTACCCAGAGCTGTTGCCCTGTGCCAGCCTGGACCCAGACCTCTACTGCCCCCGCAGGACGGCTGCTTTCACTGCTGCTGAGGACTG cctcTTGGTTCTCGGCCTGAGGAACATGGAGGGGTCATGTGACCCGACAAAGCTGGTCTCTCAGTTCCTGCTAAGGAAGACTTTGGTCCAGGTCCGACGGAGAATACTGCAGTGCTGCAGACCTGGTTCCCCCGACAACATCGTCAAG GCCTTCAGGTATCAGCGGGTTGTGTGGCCGATGCTGGTGGCCTGCCGGCAGGTGGACCCGAGGGAGCAGCGCCCCCCAgttgagagagaggaagaggccaTGCCCCTGTGGCTGATG AGAAGCCTTCCTGCCATCTTTACCTCCATCAAAGACAATAACAGCCAGTCTGGCTCCGCCTCCAATGCCCCGCCCTCCTGCCAGACTCACCTGACCCTCCGCCGCGCTTCCTCTGACACCTACAGCTTCCCCCCAGGGACCAGTtaccccccccgcctccccaaaAACCTTGACTTCCGGCGCATCGGCTTTGTGCTGCAGCAACCCCTCCCCCGAActccccctcccgcctctcTTCCTGACTCGACCCCCCTCACTGACCAACGGGTATGGTCCTCCCCTGTCCCTGACCCAAAGGttggctcctcccctccccgaGCGCCCAGTCATGgaatcctcctccgccgcctcctctttAGCAGGACTGATGCCCCTGATGTCATTGTCACTGCCTCACCAGTCACCATGACGATCAGAGAGCGAATCAGAGGTCACTCTCAGACCCTTACCAGCCTGAGGAGGAAGTCTGTTCTACCTGCTGAAGAACTGAACGGGAGAGAAGCCAGCGGGGGCGTTGAGGCTGTAACGACTCCTCCTGAAGGCCACGCCTCCCCTCAGGGTGTGGGGCAGGAGAGCGATGTCATAAGCACGAAAAAtgaagaggaggctgaggaacACACTGATGTCCTCCTGGTTCTCTCTGAATCATCACACAgctcaacaggaagtgaactcTCCGCTAACCcagaggaggcggagtcagagaaggaacaggaagtgacacggACGCCATGTGCAGCAAATAGCGATGATGATGGAGAGACGTCCTCAGATGAGTCCTTCCTTCTGCTGCAG GAGGCCtcagaggatgaagaggacCAGAAGCGGACCGAGGAAGACGAGGTGTTTGCTGAGGACTATCTGCTTCGA gtgtgtgaggCGGTGCAGGTTCGCCCCGGCGCgttggagcagctgctgcaggtgtttgatTGCTGCTCGTCCTCGGCAGAGCGCCTCTACGGCGGACTGAGCCGTGTCCTTCACCCGTGGCCTCAGCTGCTTAGAGACTTCGCTGCCTTCCTGAACCGAGGGCAGGCTCGCTGCTGCGGGCTG CTGACGGAGCAGCGACTGTTTGAACGCAGCCGGAGGTTTTTGCGGCTACTGGGGCGGAGCCTTGGAGAAAGCTCAGATCAGTTCCAGCAGTTGGTGTCGGTGCTGCAGggaagctccgccccctcacctgAGGACATGGTCCAG ATTTCGTCGCTCCTCGGACAACACGCCGACCTGCACCGGGAATTCTGGGCGTTTTTCCGGCAGCTTCACGGCTCAGAGACGGATTACGTGTCCCAGAATCTTCCTCTGCGCCGCCACAGGAAGAGAATCGAGCATCGGATGCCTGTGGAGGCAGAGCGACCGGTCGGCGCCAAAAACATGTTGCTGACATCGACGGGAGAGAAAGTGGTTGTGTGGACGCG CGAGGTGGACCGCGCCATCCTGACAGCGTGTCAGCAGAGAGGAGCCAATCGTAAAACATTCAGGCGGGTCTCCGcccagctgggaaacaagacCGCCCAACAG GTGAGTCTCCGTTTCTTAGACCTGATGAATCTCTTCCACTCTGCCAACATACAAAagtccacttcctgttcctga